A window of the Rhizobium viscosum genome harbors these coding sequences:
- a CDS encoding toll/interleukin-1 receptor domain-containing protein, with protein MGAKSDQADETSLSNRVFMHDAFLSHRVGDGAGKLFEALSDRGCRIWYDNDEQITNRRVIEVMKEQFSSSRMVIAHLSRDFIPSPWTMLEILAALASEQECECTRLVLYTVDRERTADLEDFGFDEPMRRNIGVRRVFDDSSVDELAVFLRQANHGPTTDPSATRHAPLRRRRKLDRLAQALEKLGKDEASHIDDEKPVTPRDRADLYGHLLLDHFRAESGHYVAASYELFGFRCGEAVAAEDGEPRTGPCLAVTRAIGCLAVESERGDDRANAYMLLEMLARHYADKLAARFLRAAIAREHDWTIARCVMPDARGNCEWWPVRLHGVEQERLMSLEQGLSYVEPELRPLLADTVRLKLMGKTNLRVGDLPDEYQVDLELHWLAVVIDAYACEPTTWGSKLTEAGSVGGGGTEIELCMRRLFPIVARQLEPFESGQNENMFIRILNSCEKTIGSLIDVSERNGGRPLSEFNTFFVDYLLPLLGLFVQYGEFDHAVDVASRAITIIGRKLPHEAEAYRALISDCTDARARETPRTSMPLHCEFGRIENSSTSFRNLWPTAASLDYRK; from the coding sequence ATGGGGGCCAAGAGCGACCAGGCGGACGAGACGAGCCTGAGTAACCGTGTCTTTATGCACGACGCTTTCCTCAGTCATCGGGTCGGTGACGGGGCCGGCAAGCTATTCGAGGCGCTTTCCGATCGCGGGTGCAGGATCTGGTACGACAACGACGAACAGATCACGAACCGCCGCGTGATCGAGGTTATGAAGGAGCAATTCTCCAGCTCCCGCATGGTAATTGCTCATCTGTCTCGCGATTTTATTCCCTCGCCTTGGACGATGCTGGAGATTCTGGCAGCTCTGGCGTCCGAACAGGAATGCGAATGCACCCGGCTGGTGCTCTACACAGTCGATCGCGAACGGACGGCGGACCTCGAGGACTTCGGGTTCGACGAGCCAATGCGCAGGAATATCGGGGTCCGTCGTGTTTTCGACGACAGTTCCGTGGACGAATTGGCCGTATTCCTTCGACAAGCCAACCACGGCCCCACAACTGACCCCTCGGCGACCCGACACGCACCTCTACGTCGCCGCCGAAAGCTTGACAGGCTCGCCCAAGCCCTCGAAAAATTAGGCAAGGACGAAGCAAGTCACATCGACGACGAAAAGCCGGTCACCCCGCGCGATAGGGCGGACCTCTACGGTCACTTGCTACTCGATCATTTCCGCGCAGAATCCGGTCACTATGTGGCGGCGAGCTACGAACTGTTCGGCTTTCGGTGCGGAGAGGCCGTTGCTGCCGAGGACGGCGAACCGCGCACCGGTCCTTGCCTTGCAGTGACGCGCGCAATTGGATGCCTTGCAGTCGAATCGGAGCGCGGCGACGACCGCGCGAACGCCTACATGCTCCTTGAGATGCTTGCCCGGCATTATGCCGACAAGCTTGCGGCGCGTTTTCTACGTGCGGCGATCGCTCGCGAACACGACTGGACGATCGCAAGATGTGTCATGCCGGACGCCCGCGGCAATTGCGAGTGGTGGCCGGTCAGGCTTCACGGTGTGGAGCAAGAACGGCTGATGTCCCTCGAACAGGGGCTCAGTTACGTCGAACCCGAACTCAGACCTCTGTTGGCTGACACTGTCCGCCTGAAGCTGATGGGGAAAACAAATCTTCGCGTCGGTGATCTGCCGGACGAGTATCAGGTTGATCTCGAACTGCATTGGCTTGCGGTCGTCATCGACGCATACGCGTGCGAACCGACGACCTGGGGATCCAAGTTGACCGAAGCTGGTAGCGTCGGCGGCGGAGGAACCGAAATCGAACTTTGCATGCGCAGGCTCTTTCCCATCGTCGCTCGTCAACTTGAGCCGTTCGAATCGGGGCAAAACGAGAACATGTTCATACGAATCTTGAATTCCTGTGAAAAGACGATCGGCTCGTTGATCGACGTCAGCGAACGGAACGGCGGTAGACCGCTATCCGAGTTCAACACTTTTTTTGTCGACTATTTACTGCCGCTCCTGGGGCTTTTCGTGCAATATGGCGAGTTCGACCACGCAGTCGATGTCGCCAGCCGCGCCATAACGATAATCGGCAGAAAATTGCCGCACGAAGCCGAAGCGTACCGCGCCCTCATCAGCGATTGTACTGACGCTCGTGCGCGTGAGACCCCACGTACCTCGATGCCCCTCCATTGCGAGTTTGGCCGTATTGAGAACAGTTCGACGTCTTTTCGAAATCTTTGGCCAACGGCCGCGTCGCTGGATTATCGGAAATAA
- a CDS encoding toll/interleukin-1 receptor domain-containing protein: protein MVAENSRARYQVVLVGGTSAQHTALKEAIEKRASEMQLPGDVLAIVPETLYSHDSTKLPTLAIVFGGAGVKSSALIEKLLTQSNVVIPVVSDLDRVHVDIPVELRHINAVQLDEELAGLPRLASLVFETFRLLRRERKLFISYRRKESQALADKLYDRLDAAGFDVFIDVRSVPPAVDFQAELWHRMGDSDVVLLIDTPGFRESRWTTLELAQANLTNIQILHLLWPGQAPDPESSMSTFLILTERDFRNGQKGKAGSVLKSTIDRICARTEELRSQAVVWRHRYLVDTFCDYARDLGFEVVVQPQGWILVRGRKGKTFAVIPTIGRPTSDRLMEIFDSVDRSQFEPRSHWVIYDSRGILDAWKKHLDWLDRHLPLRTLHVTAACKELEGYAK from the coding sequence ATGGTGGCGGAAAACTCACGCGCTCGATATCAAGTCGTTCTCGTCGGGGGGACCTCCGCTCAGCACACAGCGCTGAAGGAAGCGATCGAGAAGCGGGCAAGCGAGATGCAGCTTCCAGGCGACGTACTCGCTATCGTTCCTGAAACGCTTTATAGTCACGATAGCACAAAGCTCCCGACCCTGGCTATCGTCTTTGGTGGCGCTGGTGTCAAAAGCTCCGCTCTTATCGAAAAGCTGTTGACCCAGTCGAATGTCGTCATCCCCGTGGTGAGCGATCTCGACCGCGTCCACGTCGATATTCCCGTTGAGCTTCGCCATATCAACGCAGTTCAGCTGGACGAGGAGCTTGCGGGCTTACCCCGTCTGGCGTCACTCGTCTTTGAAACGTTCCGTCTGCTTCGCAGGGAGAGGAAGCTGTTTATCAGCTATCGTCGAAAGGAATCACAGGCGTTAGCGGATAAGCTCTACGACCGTTTGGACGCCGCTGGCTTCGACGTATTTATCGATGTAAGATCCGTTCCGCCGGCAGTCGACTTTCAGGCCGAACTTTGGCACCGAATGGGCGATTCGGACGTCGTTCTTTTGATCGACACCCCGGGGTTCAGGGAGAGCCGATGGACGACGCTAGAGCTCGCTCAAGCGAACCTTACGAACATCCAGATTCTGCATCTTCTATGGCCCGGTCAGGCTCCGGATCCGGAATCGTCGATGAGTACGTTTTTGATCTTGACCGAGCGCGATTTTCGAAACGGCCAAAAAGGCAAGGCCGGAAGCGTCCTCAAGTCGACGATCGACAGGATATGCGCGCGCACGGAAGAATTGCGCTCACAAGCTGTCGTGTGGCGGCATCGATATCTCGTCGACACTTTCTGCGACTACGCCCGCGACCTCGGCTTCGAGGTAGTCGTGCAGCCGCAGGGGTGGATTCTGGTGAGAGGAAGGAAGGGAAAGACCTTCGCCGTGATCCCTACCATCGGCCGACCGACGTCGGACCGACTTATGGAAATCTTCGATTCGGTGGACAGGTCGCAATTCGAGCCGCGATCCCACTGGGTGATCTATGACAGTAGAGGCATACTCGACGCTTGGAAAAAGCATCTCGATTGGCTCGACCGCCATCTGCCGTTGCGCACGCTCCACGTGACGGCGGCTTGCAAGGAATTGGAAGGGTACGCGAAGTGA
- a CDS encoding SLOG domain-containing protein, producing the protein MRNIFLSASIPLPTEEGEFFETADVLAIREAIKALVEIVVIDGTLTFGGHPAITPLVAFHVRDFDLRAENVTIFQSKFFEDKIPPQVSDFVDVRYTRSVDGDLKQSLSHMRKRMIGSRRFDCAVFIGGMEGIFEELRIFREMHPKARLLPVASTGAAAKKVFDGGKFPKELATELTYPTLFRRLIMRSAP; encoded by the coding sequence GTGAGAAACATTTTCCTATCGGCAAGTATCCCTCTTCCGACAGAGGAAGGTGAATTTTTCGAAACGGCGGACGTCTTGGCGATCAGGGAAGCCATCAAGGCACTTGTCGAGATAGTCGTCATCGACGGAACACTGACGTTCGGTGGTCATCCGGCGATCACGCCGTTGGTCGCCTTCCATGTGCGAGATTTCGACCTGCGCGCAGAAAACGTGACGATTTTTCAGTCCAAATTCTTCGAAGACAAGATACCACCTCAGGTCAGCGATTTCGTGGACGTCCGCTATACCAGATCGGTCGACGGAGACCTGAAGCAGAGCCTGTCGCACATGCGCAAGAGAATGATCGGGAGTCGTAGGTTCGATTGCGCGGTCTTCATCGGAGGAATGGAAGGCATCTTCGAAGAACTTCGGATATTCAGGGAGATGCACCCCAAAGCAAGGCTGCTTCCAGTCGCCTCGACCGGCGCCGCGGCCAAGAAGGTGTTCGACGGCGGCAAGTTTCCGAAGGAGCTGGCAACTGAGTTGACCTACCCGACGCTATTTCGGCGTCTGATCATGCGATCAGCGCCTTGA
- a CDS encoding toll/interleukin-1 receptor domain-containing protein — translation MPIFISHSSKDRDFADALGANLVMSKHHIWMDRWELNVGDSLLDRIQHVLTESTAIIVLLSKNSVESEWCRREINAGLMRELSERKSLLMPCVIEECPVPLFLQDKVYADFRTDPDEALDQLKAALAKVSNPRQGRNETPQFKTDWSVDWKSRDGIRLIEWTFVDHGHEWPYVVLSKCTVICNPKASVNFAKAEAEDRADEYMRDILATVMEQVPVDGLIVRIEDAREQAIAKRFNRSNGEAFDIHFSYRRLGEDNGFDTVVYFDNNLQIALNHMVAVTAQPAR, via the coding sequence ATGCCGATTTTCATAAGTCATAGCAGTAAAGACCGCGATTTCGCCGATGCGCTTGGCGCAAACCTCGTTATGAGCAAGCATCATATCTGGATGGATCGGTGGGAGCTTAACGTCGGCGACTCGCTTTTGGATCGAATTCAACACGTATTGACCGAGAGCACGGCGATCATCGTTCTTCTTTCGAAGAACTCTGTCGAATCGGAATGGTGTCGACGCGAAATCAACGCCGGCCTGATGCGTGAACTTTCAGAGCGAAAATCCTTGCTCATGCCTTGCGTGATCGAAGAATGCCCCGTGCCGCTCTTTCTTCAGGACAAGGTCTACGCCGATTTTCGAACCGACCCTGACGAAGCACTCGACCAACTCAAAGCCGCTCTCGCGAAAGTTTCCAATCCCAGGCAAGGAAGGAACGAAACGCCTCAGTTCAAAACCGATTGGTCCGTGGACTGGAAAAGTAGAGACGGCATTCGTCTCATCGAATGGACGTTTGTCGATCACGGGCACGAGTGGCCGTATGTCGTCTTGAGCAAATGCACGGTCATCTGCAACCCCAAAGCGAGCGTCAACTTTGCCAAAGCAGAAGCGGAGGACCGGGCGGATGAATACATGCGCGATATTTTGGCGACGGTCATGGAGCAAGTTCCGGTCGATGGGCTTATCGTTCGAATCGAGGATGCGCGCGAGCAAGCCATAGCAAAGCGTTTCAACCGTTCGAACGGCGAAGCGTTCGATATTCACTTCTCTTATCGTCGGCTAGGGGAAGACAACGGGTTCGACACAGTCGTGTATTTTGACAACAATCTTCAAATTGCGCTGAATCATATGGTCGCCGTTACGGCACAACCGGCGCGATAG
- a CDS encoding nucleotidyltransferase family protein, with the protein MKQIDLMFRTMVAELQQRAFDDDWAEDFPPSGRFVPVAVDGRRYWYFDQPDGEGGQKRRYVGPADDPLISERVETFKGEKSDYKARRKFVSTLTREAGLIAADRFTGDIVQALAKAGLFRLRGVLIGTVAFQCYSAYLGIRLPSAAILTGDADLAQDFAISAEVMDSLPPILDLLKGLDPTFRAVPHISGSSRPHAFRNQTGYRVEFMTTNRGAEEYSDKPANMPALGGASAEPLRFMDFLIRDPVRSILLHGAGISVVIPDPCRYAVHKLIIAGRRQNDAGGQAKRDKDLRQAGMLFDALPVTGHGPSLADALEEAWDRGPAWKLAISEAAETMHKEYWGAINRMVGTLKR; encoded by the coding sequence ATTAAGCAGATTGATCTCATGTTCCGGACCATGGTCGCGGAACTCCAGCAGCGGGCATTTGATGATGATTGGGCGGAAGACTTCCCCCCATCGGGCAGATTCGTGCCGGTGGCAGTCGATGGTCGACGTTATTGGTATTTCGACCAACCCGACGGTGAGGGTGGGCAGAAGCGCCGGTATGTCGGGCCTGCCGACGATCCCTTGATTTCGGAACGGGTCGAAACCTTCAAGGGTGAGAAGTCAGACTATAAGGCTCGCCGCAAGTTCGTTTCCACACTAACGCGCGAAGCCGGTTTGATTGCCGCTGATCGCTTTACCGGCGATATCGTACAGGCGCTTGCCAAGGCCGGTCTCTTCCGGCTGCGCGGTGTTCTCATCGGCACCGTCGCTTTTCAATGCTACTCGGCATATCTTGGCATCCGTCTGCCTTCGGCGGCGATCCTAACAGGTGATGCAGACCTAGCCCAGGATTTCGCGATCTCTGCCGAGGTGATGGATTCGCTGCCGCCGATCCTCGATCTCCTAAAAGGGCTTGATCCAACGTTCCGCGCCGTGCCGCATATCAGCGGCAGCTCTCGACCTCATGCCTTCCGGAATCAAACCGGTTACAGGGTCGAGTTCATGACGACTAACAGGGGAGCCGAAGAATATTCGGACAAACCCGCCAACATGCCCGCTCTCGGTGGCGCGTCAGCCGAACCGCTAAGATTCATGGATTTCTTGATCCGTGATCCCGTTCGTTCGATCCTGCTGCATGGTGCCGGTATCTCAGTTGTCATCCCTGATCCCTGCAGGTACGCGGTGCACAAGCTTATCATTGCCGGTCGCCGCCAAAATGACGCTGGCGGCCAGGCCAAACGGGATAAAGACCTCAGACAGGCAGGAATGCTATTCGACGCCTTGCCGGTCACGGGCCATGGGCCTTCACTGGCTGATGCCCTGGAAGAGGCATGGGATCGCGGGCCTGCTTGGAAGCTGGCGATCTCGGAAGCAGCCGAAACCATGCACAAGGAATATTGGGGCGCTATCAATCGAATGGTTGGCACTCTCAAGAGATAA